In one window of Scylla paramamosain isolate STU-SP2022 chromosome 36, ASM3559412v1, whole genome shotgun sequence DNA:
- the LOC135091120 gene encoding spectrin beta chain-like isoform X27, with protein MERKEARKDSTSSSSSSSSSSSSSSSSSKEEIFEEAKEGKEADQEEQQYSSDRDTWRDSLNQAWMESLGEIGEKSHNVQVTNGTTGQSTAVEVTQQSSSSAGDRVLTTRVSQDSFVDYGGQILTMQVSQESFSSNGGQVSMTQASQEVSSCAGGQILTKQISQESCSSASGQVTVMQVSKEVFSSATGQVLTSQVSRESHGSASGQVSVTQDAQGSSSTPRRGLLMTQLSRESLGSAGGRVSKRQVSRESSTNSETVTSYGQQTQHIQVVSSSHKRSHRSSSSSSLDGVEGKDQIGHRRKRLSASEYSSHESDSGGSSSTPISPLSAKPPELQQIIRQSASSSGIAEETNLPPAGEEPVLSEMKFELSSWPSRSESVRKVKVMAHKPVKRSITSDPSVQHIYTGAMERHIKELKDERESVQKKTFMKWVNSHLVRVSTRIGDLYVDLRDGKQLLKLLEILSGERLPRPTKGKMRIHCLENVDKALQFLRDQRVHLENMGSHDIVDGNARLTLGLIWTIILRFQIQDITIEETENQETKSAKDALLLWCQMKTAGYHNVNIRNFTTSWRDGLAFNAIIHKHRPDLVQYEKLSRSNPIHNLNNAFTTAENKLGLTKLLDAEDIFVEQPDEKSIITYVVTYYHYFSKLKQETVQGKRIGKVVGIAMENDRMIKEYENLTSDLLKWIETTIESLNDRAFANSLTGVQTQLTQFNTYRTVEKPPKFVEKGNLEVLLFTLQSKMRANNQKPYLPKEGKMISDINKAWERLEKAEHERELALREELIRQEKLEQLAARFNRKAGMRETWLSENQRLVSQDNFGFDLAAVEAAAKKHEAIETDIFAYEERVQAVVAVAQELEAENYHDIERINARKDNVLRLWNYLLELLRLRRMRLELSLQLQQNFQEMIYILDSMEDMKVRLLSEDYGKHLMGVEDLLQKHSLLEADINVLGERVKTVIEHSQRFLDDEQVEGYRPCDPSIVLERVQQLEDAYGELVKLAVERRLRLEESRKLWQFYWDMAEEENWIKEKEQILSTSDIGHDLITVNLLLTKHKTVEEELSSHEPQLMACVKIGEELIAQQHFGSDKIQERIDEIMGMWNNLKEKSANRKKRLTDAVDLHQFYTEADDVDTWMLDILRLVSSEDTGRDEATVQSLLKKHKDVTEELKNYATTIEALHQQASELNEIDRESPDVVERLASIDRRYKELLELAKMRKQRLLDALSLYKLFTEADGVEQWIGEKERMLQTMVPAKDIEDCEIMKHRYEGFEQEMNANASRVAVVNQLARQLLHVEHPNSEDIVARQNQLNQRWAELREKAENKREELNSAHGVQTFHIECRETVLWIEDKKRVLMETADLGTDLSGIMTLQRRLSGMERDLAAIQAKLDSLEREADKISQEHPEEAELIRERVEQIRAVWDQLTQLLKERDAKLEEAGDLHRFLRDLDHFQAWLTKTMTDVASEDIPSNLAEAEKLLSQHQSIREEIDNYTEDYTKMMEYGERITAEDVTPADDAQYMFLRERLKALKDGWAELHQMWENRQQLLSQSLNLQMFLRDAKQGEVLLSQQEHYLSKDETPTNLEQAENLIKRHEAFLTTMEANDEKINGICQFAQRLLDEGHYAVDKIQKKAENIEERRQQNRERALEQMERLRDQLQVHQFLQDCEELNDWVQEKHIIAQDESYRSAKTVHSKWTRHQAFEAEIASNKDRLVRVQQAGEELVKEKPEMAEMIGPKISELNQHFEDLESTTKEKGERLFDANRQVLYEQTCDDIDTWMSDLEKQIEGGDTGMDLTSVNILMQKQHLIETQMAVKAKQVEQLESQADYLQRMDPEKTDKVKSMKAKVEAKFESLKAPLLDRNEALNKKKEAFQFRRDVEDEKLWIQEKMPQATSSEYGNSLFTVHMLKKKLQSLSTEIDNHEPRINLVCENGRKLIEAGHTDADEFHKLLEELLDDWAKLKDAMEFRRSKLMVSEKAQQYLFDASEAEVWMSEQELYMMVEDRGKDELSAQNLMKKHQSLESDVTDYAETIRQLGETARHLISEEHPDSEQISKRQSQIDKLYAGLRDLAVERRSKLDEALKLFMLNREVDDLEQWIAEREVVAGSHELGQDYDHVTMLRDRFKDFARDTETIGNERVAAVNEIADQLISAGHSDAATIAEWKDGLNESWADLLELIETRTQMLAASWELHKFFHDCKDVLSRILEKQNSISDELGRDAGSVSALQRKHQNFVQDLVMLQQQVQQIQDDSSKLQAAYAGDKAREITNREAEVVSAWLNLQGMCEDRRVKLSDTGDLFKFFNMVRTLILWMDDVIRQMNTTEKPRDVSGVELLMNNHQSLKAEVDAREDNFNVCVSLGKELLARNHYATPEIKEKLMSLSNQRINMLQRWEERWEHLQLILEVYQFARDASVAECWLMAQEPYLVSAEFGRSIDEVENLIKKHEAFEKACSAQEERFAALERLTTFELKELKRKQEEEEEERQRQEELARQAAAPPPQSPDQPTDGVDGSGEDSHLNGEEHDESREVAPSATATSAVAPSAPAPAKEERPSPTGDEDQLEGSLVRKHEWESTTKKASNRSWDKLFLVLRGNTLFFYKDRKSYQAAPEVYFRAEIPCDLSGGQASVADDYTKKKHVLRLRLVSGSEYLFQAKDEEELNTWVAALQVATSAEGSAGPSRSQTLPAGSEKKDEPKRRSFFTLKKK; from the exons atggagagaaaggaagcaaggaaggactCAACGAGCTCCAGCAGCAGTagctccagcagcagcagcagcagcagcagcagcagtaaggaGGAGATATTTGAGGAAgccaaggaagggaaggaagcagaccaggaggagcagcagtacAGCTCAGATAGAGATACATGGAGGGATTCTCTCAACCAGGCATGGATGGAGTCCCTTGGAGAAATTGGTGAAAAGTCCCACAATGTTCAGGTCACTAATGGCACCACTGGTCAGAGCACAGCAGTGGAGGTGACCCAGCAGTCTTCCAGCAGTGCTGGCGACCGAGTGCTGACAACACGGGTCTCTCAGGATTCCTTTGTTGACTATGGTGGTCAGATCTTGACAATGCAGGTCTCCCAGGAGTCCTTCAGCAGTAATGGTGGGCAGGTCTCCATGACTCAGGCTTCTCAGGAGGTCTCTAGCTGTGCCGGTGGCCAGATCCTAACAAAGCAGATCTCTCAGGAGTCATGTAGCAGTGCCAGTGGTCAAGTCACAGTGATGCAAGTGTCAAAGGAGGTTTTTAGCAGTGCCACTGGACAAGTGTTGACCTCGCAGGTTTCTCGAGAGTCGCATGGCAGTGCCAGCGGCCAGGTGTCGGTGACACAGGACGCTCAAGGGTCCAGCAGCACTCCACGTCGTGGACTCTTGATGACACAGTTATCTCGAGAATCACTGGGCAGTGCTGGTGGTCGGGTCTCCAAAAGGCAAGTGTCCCGAGAGTCCTCCACCAACAGTGAGACAGTGACATCATATGGCCAGCAGACGCAGCACATCCAGGTGGTGTCCAGCAGCCACAAGAGGAGCCACAGGTCCTCCAGCAGCTCATCCCTAGATGGAGTGGAAGGCAAGGATCAGATAGGCCACAGAAGGAAGAGGTTGAGTGCAAGCGAGTATTCAAGTCATGAGTCTGATAGTGGTGGCTCCAGCAGCACACCTATCTCGCCTCTGAGCGCCAAACCCCCCGAGCTGCAGCAGATAATAAGGCAGTCTGCGTCGTCCTCCGGCATTGCAGAGGAGACGAACCTTCCTCCTGCAGGCGAAGAACCAGTGCTCAGTGAGATGAAGTTTGAGCTGTCAAGTTGGCCTTCCAGGAGTGAGTCAGTGCGCAAAGTTAAGGTGATGGCACACAAGCCTGTCAAGAGGTCCATCACCAGCGACCCGTCCGTGCAGCACATTTACACAGGTGCTATGGAGCGTCACATTAAAGAGCTCAAAG ATGAGCgagagagtgtgcagaagaaGACCTTCATGAAGTGGGTCAACTCGCACCTGGTCCGGGTCAGCACACGCATCGGGGACCTGTACGTTGACCTACGCGATGGCAAGCAGCTCCTCAAACTGCTGGAGATCCTGTCAGGGGAGCGGCTG CCACGACCCACcaagggaaagatgaggatCCACTGCCTGGAGAATGTGGACAAGGCTCTGCAGTTCCTGCGAGACCAGCGGGTGCACCTGGAGAACATGGGCTCCCATGACATAGTGGACGGCAATGCCCGCCTCACCCTCGGCCTCATCTGGACCATCATCCTCCGCTTCCAGATCCAGGACATCACCATTGAGGAGACAGAGAACCAGGAGACAAAGAGCGCCAAGGATGCTCTCCTCCTGTGGTGCCAGATGAAGACTGCTGGCTACCACAACGTCAACATCAGGAACTTCACCACCTCCTGGAGGGACGGTCTTGCCTTCAACGCCATCATCCACAAGCACCGTCCAGACCTGGTGCAGTATGAGAAGCTGTCACGTTCAAACCCCATCCACAACCTCAACAATGCCTTCACTACAGCTGAAAACAAACTTGGCCTCACAAAACTTTTAGATGCCGAAGATATTTTTGTTGAGCAGCCTGACGAGAAGTCCATCATCACTTATGTCGTcacctactaccactacttctccAAACTAAAGCAGGAGACTGTGCAGGGCAAGCGTATTGGCAAGGTAGTTGGCATCGCAATGGAGAATGACAGGATGATCAAGGAATATGAGAATCTGACCTCGGATCTTCTGAAGTGGATTGAGACAACAATCGAGAGCCTCAATGACCGAGCTTTTGCTAACTCCCTGACAGGAGTACAGACTCAGCTGACACAGTTCAACACCTACCGCACAGTGGAGAAGCCTCCCAAGTTTGTGGAGAAAGGTAACCTTGAAGTGCTACTCTTCACTCTGCAATCCAAGATGAGAGCCAACAACCAGAAGCCGTACCTGCCAAAGGAGGGCAAGATGATCAGCGACATCAACAAGGCCTGGGAGCGCCTGGAGAAGGCTGAGCATGAGAGGGAGCTGGCTCTGAGAGAGGAACTGATTCGCCAAGAAAAACTGGAGCAGCTGGCTGCAAGGTTCAACCGCAAGGCTGGGATGAGAGAGACTTGGCTGTCTGAGAATCAGCGCCTTGTCTCCCAGGACAACTTTGGCTTTGACCTGGCAGCTGTGGAAGCCGCCGCCAAGAAGCACGAGGCCATTGAGACAGACATCTTTGCCTATGAGGAGCGAGTGCAGGCTGTTGTTGCCGTGGCACAAGAGTTGGAGGCGGAGAACTATCATGACATTGAGCGCATCAATGCCAGGAAGGACAATGTTCTCCGATTATGGAATTACCTGCTTGAACTGCTGCGTCTCCGCCGCATGAGGCTGGAACTGTCCCTGCAGCTGCAGCAGAACTTCCAGGAGATGATTTACATCCTGGACTCCATGGAGGACATGAAGGTGCGCCTCCTGAGCGAAGACTACGGCAAACACCTCATGGGTGTGGAGGACCTGCTGCAGAAACATTCCCTCCTGGAGGCAGACATCAACGTGCTGGGTGAGCGCGTGAAGACAGTCATTGAACACTCCCAGAGGTTCCTGGATGATGAGCAGGTGGAGGGCTACCGGCCCTGTGACCCATCCATCGTGCTGGAGCGTGTGCAGCAGCTGGAGGACGCCTACGGTGAGCTGGTGAAGCTGGCCGTGGAGCGCAGGCTGCGTCTGGAGGAGTCCCGCAAGCTGTGGCAGTTCTACTGGGACATGGCAGAGGAAGAGAACTGGATCAAGGAAAAGGAACAGATTCTGTCCACCTCAGACATTGGGCATGATCTGATCACTGTCAACTTGCTACTCACCAAGCACAAGACTGTGGAAGAGGAGCTTTCTTCTCATGAGCCACAGCTTATGGCTTGTGTCAAGATTGGAGAAGAACTCATTGCACAGCAGCACTTTGGTTCTGACAAGATTCAGGAGAGAATTGATGAAATTATGGGCATGTGGAACAACCTTAAGGAGAAGTCAGCCAACCGCAAGAAGCGGCTGACAGATGCCGTGGACCTGCACCAGTTCTACACTGAGGCTGATGACGTGGACACCTGGATGCTGGATATCCTGCGCCTGGTCTCCAGCGAGGACACCGGCAGGGATGAGGCTACCGTTCAGTCTCTCCTCAAGAAACACAAGGACGTCACAGAAGAGTTGAAGAATTATGCCACAACCATTGAGGCTCTTCACCAGCAGGCCTCAGAACTCAATGAAATTGACAGGGAATCACCTGATGTGGTTGAGAGGCTTGCTTCCATTGACAGAAGGTACAAGGAACTGTTAGAACTGGCTAAGATGAGGAAGCAGAGGCTGCTTGATGCTCTGTCACTGTACAAGCTGTTCACTGAGGCTGATGGAGTGGAGCAATGGATTGGGGAGAAGGAGCGCATGCTGCAGACCATGGTGCCAGCCAAGGACATTGAGGACTGTGAGATTATGAAGCACAGATATGAAGGATTTGAACAAGAAATGAATGCCAATGCAAGCCGTGTGGCCGTGGTGAACCAACTTGCTCGCCAGCTGCTGCACGTGGAACATCCAAATTCAGAAGACATCGTTGCCCGCCAGAACCAGCTGAACCAGAGGTGGGCAGAGCTCAGAGAAAAGGCTGAGAACAAGCGTGAAGAACTCAACTCTGCCCACGGTGTTCAGACATTCCACATTGAATGCAGAGAAACAGTTCTGTGGATTGAGGACAAGAAGAGAGTCCTGATGGAGACTGCTGATCTGGGAACTGACCTGAGCGGCATCATGACCCTGCAGCGTCGCCTGTCTGGCATGGAGCGTGACCTTGCTGCTATCCAGGCCAAGCTGGACTCTCTGGAAAGGGAAGCCGATAAGATCAGCCAGGAGCATCCCGAGGAGGCTGAACTCATCCGTGAGCGCGTCGAACAGATCCGTGCCGTGTGGGACCAGCTGACACAGCTGCTGAAGGAGCGTGATGCCAAGCTGGAGGAGGCTGGCGACCTCCACCGCTTCCTGCGCGACCTTGACCACTTCCAGGCCTGGTTGACCAAGACCATGACTGATGTGGCTTCAGAAGATATTCCATCTAACCTTGCAGAAGCAGAGAAGCTGCTGAGCCAGCACCAGTCTATCCGAGAGGAGATTGACAACTACACAGAAGATTACACAAAGATGATGGAGTATGGTGAGCGCATCACTGCAGAAGATGTCACTCCAGCAGACGATGCCCAGTATATGTTCCTGAGGGAGCGTCTCAAGGCCCTGAAGGATGGCTGGGCCGAGCTTCACCAGATGTGGGAGAACAGACAGCAGCTCTTATCTCAGTCTCTCAACTTGCAAATGTTCTTGCGAGATGCCAAGCAGGGAGAGGTGCTCCTAAGTCAGCAAGAACACTACCTGAGCAAGGATGAGACTCCTACCAACCTTGAACAGGCAGAAAACCTTATTAAGAGACATGAAGCCTTCCTCACCACCATGGAGGCAAATGATGAGAAAATCAATGGAATTTGTCAGTTTGCACAGAGGCTGCTAGATGAGGGACACTATGCTGTCGACAAGATCCAGAAGAAGGCAGAGAACATTGAGGAGAGGCGGCAGCAGAACAGAGAACGGGCCTTGGAGCAAATGGAACGATTACGGGACCAACTGCAGGTGCACCAGTTCCTGCAGGACTGTGAGGAACTCAATGACTGGGTGCAGGAGAAACACATCATTGCGCAGGACGAGAGCTACCGCTCAGCCAAGACTGTTCACAGCAAGTGGACTCGTCATCAGGCATTTGAAGCAGAGATTGCAAGCAACAAAGACAGGCTTGTCAGAGTGCAGCAGGCCGGAGAAGAATTGGTCAAGGAGAAACCAGAAATGGCTGAGATGATTGGACCAAAGATTTCAGAGCTAAATCAACACTTCGAAGACCTCGAAAGCACGACAAAGGAGAAGGGCGAACGACTCTTCGATGCCAACAGGCAAGTTCTGTACGAACAAACATGCGATGATATCGACACCTGGATGAGTGACCTCGAGAAACAGATTGAGGGTGGAGACACAGGCATGGACTTGACCTCTGTAAATATTTTGATGCAGAAGCAACATTTGATTGAAACACAAATGGCAGTCAAGGCCAAACAGGTAGAACAGCTCGAGAGTCAGGCAGATTACCTGCAGCGTATGGATCCAGAAAAGACAGATAAGGTCAAGTCAATGAAGGCCAAGGTGGAAGCCAAGTTCGAGTCCCTGAAGGCACCTCTTCTTGACCGAAATGAAGCcctgaataagaagaaagaggctTTCCAGTTCAGGCGAGATGTGGAGGATGAGAAGCTCTGGATCCAGGAGAAGATGCCTCAAGCCACCAGCTCTGAGTACGGCAACTCCCTCTTCACCGTCCACATGCTGAAGAAGAAGCTGCAGAGTCTGAGCACAGAGATTGACAACCATGAGCCCAGGATCAACCTTGTGTGCGAGAATGGACGCAAGCTTATCGAGGCTGGACACACAGACGCCGATGAATTCCACAAGCTGCTGGAGGAGCTGCTGGATGACTGGGCGAAGCTGAAGGACGCCATGGAATTCCGACGATCCAAACTCATGGTGTCTGAGAAGGCCCAGCAGTACCTCTTTGACGCCAGCGAGGCCGAGGTCTGGATGAGTGAGCAGGAGCTGTACATGATGGTGGAGGACAGAGGCAAGGATGAACTTTCTGCCCAGAACCTGATGAAGAAGCACCAGAGCCTCGAGAGTGATGTCACTGACTATGCTGAGACCATCCGACAGCTGGGCGAGACAGCCAGACACCTCATCAGTGAAGAGCACCCTGACAG TGAACAGATCAGCAAAAGACAGTCCCAGATTGACAAGCTGTACGCTGGCCTGCGGGATCTTGCCGTGGAGCGACGCAGCAAACTGGACGAGGCACTGAAGCTCTTCATGCTGAACCGAGAAGTGGACGACCTGGAACAATGGATTGCCGAGAGGGAGGTCGTGGCTGGGTCTCATGAACTTGGCCAGGACTACGACCACGTTACG ATGCTTCGAGACAGATTTAAGGACTTTGCCAGAGACACAGAGACCATTGGCAATGAGCGGGTTGCAGCTGTTAACGAGATTGCTGACCAGCTCATCTCTGCTGGCCACTCTGATGCGGCCACCATCGCTGAGTGGAAGGATGGCCTCAACGAGTCATGGGCTGACTTGCTGGAGCTCATTGAGACGCGCACACAGATGCTTGCTGCCTCATGGGAGCTGCACAAGTTCTTCCATGACTGCAAGGATGTGTTGAGTCGCATTCTTGAGAAGCAGAACAGCATTTCAGACGAGCTTGGCCGTGATGCTGGCTCAGTGTCGGCCCTGCAGAGGAAACACCAGAACTTTGTCCAAGATTTGGTTATGCTTCAGCAGCAG GTGCAACAAATTCAGGATGATTCTTCTAAACTGCAAGCTGCATATGCGGGTGACAAAGCTCGAGAAATCACAAACCGAGAGGCAGAAGTTGTGTCTGCCTGGCTGAACTTGCAGGGCATGTGTGAGGATCGCAGAGTTAAGCTCAGTGACACAGGTGATCTGTTCAAGTTCTTCAACATGGTGCGCACACTCATACTGTGGATGGATGATGTTATCAGACAGATGAACACTACCGAAAAACCAAG GGATGTGAGTGGTGTAGAATTGCTGATGAACAACCACCAGAGTCTGAAGGCAGAAGTGGACGCCCGGGAGGACAacttcaatgtgtgtgtgtctcttggGAAGGAGCTGCTTGCCCGCAACCATTACGCCACGCCGGAGATCAAGGAGAAGCTCATGTCCCTCAGCAACCAGCGCATCAACATGCTGCAGCGCTGGGAGGAGCGATGGGAGCACTTACAGCTCA TTTTGGAGGTGTACCAGTTTGCTCGTGACGCTTCAGTGGCAGAGTGTTGGCTCATGGCACAGGAACCTTATCTTGTATCAGCTGAATTTGGT AGATCAATTGATGAGGTTGAGAACCTGATCAAAAAGCATGAGGCATTTGAGAAAGCTTGTTCGGCCCAGGAGGAACGGTTTGCTGCCCTGGAGCGGCTGACCACG TTTGAGTTGAAAGaactaaagagaaaacaagaagaggaggaggaagaacggcAGCGACAAGAGGAGCTAGCAAGACAGGCAGCTGCTCCCCCACCACAGTCCCCCGACCAACCCACGGACGG AGTCGATGGTTCAGGAGAAGATTCCCACTTGAATGGAGAGGAGCATGATGAATCACGAGAAG TGGCCCCCTCAGCGACCGCTACCTCGGCAGTGGCCCCCTCGGCCCCTGCGCCGGCCAAGGAAG AGAGACCAAGCCCAACCGGTGACGAGGACCAGCTGGAAGGTAGTCTGGTGCGCAAACATGAGTGGGAGTCGACCACAAAGAAAGCGTCCAACAG GTCGTGGGACAAGCTGTTCCTGGTTCTGCGAGGCAACACACTCTTCTTCTACAAGGACCGTAAGAGTTACCAGGCCGCCCCAGAGGTCTACTTCAGGGCTGAGATTCCCTGCGACCTCTCTGGGGGACAGGCCTCCGTGGCTGATGACTACACCAAGAAAAAGCATGTGCTGCGCCTGAG ATTGGTTAGTGGCTCTGAGTATTTGTTCCAAGCCAAAGATGAAGAGGAGCTGAACACATGGGTGGCTGCCCTTCAGGTGGCCACATCCGCTGAGGGTTCTGCTGGCCCATCCCGCTCCCAGACACTGCCGGCCGGCTCCGAGAAGAAGGACGAACCCAAGCGACGTAGTTTCTTCACCCTCAAGAAGAAATAA